Proteins encoded together in one Impatiens glandulifera chromosome 1, dImpGla2.1, whole genome shotgun sequence window:
- the LOC124922230 gene encoding B3 domain-containing protein At2g36080-like → MPMNHFSSEIPEPVWWGFQQQSIITSQSQPFKLSHPQSTTTAAAAAVEGSRFSFDLNGEYRGVDKEPMFEKPLTPSDVGKLNRLVIPKQHAEKYFPLSGFTGDEAAAAEKGLLLSLEDELGKFWRFRYSYWNSSQSYVLTRGWSRYVKEKRLDAGDIVVFERGGDRLFIGWRRRGLTAAQPGVSAASITVAGNEGGGYYRGHTSSSSSSSSYYHVHTQRNYDNLFPPSDSYLLHAGISDENHVQQQLTATTSFVGNQKRSLRLFGVNMECQQADDHIDDVVSGNL, encoded by the exons ATGCCTATGAACCATTTCTCATCAGAAATCCCAGAACCGGTCTGGTGGGGATTTCAACAACAATCCATAATTACTTCTCAATCTCAACCTTTCAAGCTTTCACACCCTCAATCAACAAcaaccgccgccgccgccgccgtaGAAGGTTCCAGATTCAGTTTCGACTTAAACGGAGAATACAGAGGAGTAGATAAGGAGCCGATGTTCGAGAAGCCACTCACCCCGAGTGACGTAGGCAAGCTGAACCGACTCGTAATACCGAAACAACACGCGGAGAAGTATTTCCCCTTGAGCGGATTCACCGGCGAcgaggcggcggcggcggagaaAGGGTTGTTACTGAGTTTGGAGGACGAGTTGGGAAAGTTTTGGCGATTCCGGTATTCGTATTGGAATAGTAGTCAGAGTTATGTTTTGACTAGAGGATGGAGTCGATATGTTAAAGAGAAACGGCTTGATGCCGGAGATATTGTCGTTTTTGAGCGCGGCGGAGATCGGTTGTTTATTGGCTGGAGACGCCGTGGCTTAACAGCGGCTCAACCTGGTGTTTCGGCGGCTTCGATAACAGTGGCCGGAAATGAGGGAGGAGGGTATTATCGTGGGcatacttcttcttcttcttcctcatcttcttATTATCATGTGCATACACAGAGAAATTATGATAATCTCTTTCCACCATCTGACTCATATCTTCTTCATGCAG GGATAAGTGATGAAAATCATGTGCAGCAACAGTTGACGGCAACGACGTCGTTTGTCGGGAACCAAAAGAGGTCTTTGAGGCTGTTTGGAGTCAACATGGAGTGCCAACAAGCTGATGATCATATTGATGATGTAGTCTCCGGCAACTTGTAA